The following are encoded together in the Pedobacter steynii genome:
- a CDS encoding GtrA family protein, with product MRKALLRLIDFFYPPFSRWLSLHTFRYLVSGGTTAASGIVVYYIVYNWVLHQEDVKLSIPYLPNLITAPVAALAIESLITFCIGFILNKYLIFTKSNLKGRIQLFRYGSVFVTNILLNLAMLKVLVEAFGFYPTISKIIITVILTIFSYFSQKYFTFKVRK from the coding sequence ATGCGCAAAGCGTTATTAAGATTAATAGATTTCTTCTACCCCCCTTTTTCCCGTTGGCTATCCCTTCATACGTTCAGATACCTGGTTTCAGGAGGTACAACTGCAGCTTCTGGTATTGTAGTTTACTATATTGTCTATAACTGGGTGTTACACCAGGAGGATGTAAAACTTTCCATTCCATATCTGCCCAATCTGATTACCGCACCGGTAGCAGCACTGGCAATTGAATCCCTGATCACCTTTTGCATCGGTTTTATCCTCAACAAATACCTGATATTCACTAAATCCAATCTTAAGGGAAGAATCCAGCTCTTCCGGTATGGTTCGGTATTTGTAACGAACATTCTGTTGAATCTTGCGATGCTGAAAGTACTGGTGGAGGCATTTGGATTTTATCCGACAATTTCAAAAATCATCATCACGGTAATCCTGACCATATTCAGTTATTTTTCTCAGAAGTACTTTACATTTAAGGTCAGAAAGTAA